The stretch of DNA GAGTTGGAGGGGTTCTTCCAGTAATTCAAAAGAGGGCATGTTGCGATGAAACAATCTTATCAGCAGCTAATGGCGGGCATGTTGTGTGCGATATGTGTGTCGGTGGTGTGTGAGCCTGATTTGAGAGCCGAACCGGATGATACAGTGATGCCCATCAAAACGGTGATCGAACAGAAGTTTCCCGGCATGAAAGTGCTGCGAGTGTCCAAGATGGAAATCCCAGGGTGGCTTTTGGTAGAGAGCGACAGTGACCGAGTGGAAAACTTCATGTACGTGCATGACTCCGGGAGATACGTGCTCTCCGGGGCACTCTTCGATATCGAGATGGGCCGGAATGTGACGCAAGAGCATGTGAGGGATCGTCAACAGGCGCTGCTGGCCGGGATGGATGCGTCGAAGACCATCCTACTGTCTCCGATGCAACCGAAGTTGGATCGCCCGCTGCTGGTCTTCGACGATCCAGACTGTAGGTTCTGCCAGCAGTTTCATCCGGAGGTGCAAAAGCTCGTCGAGGCAGGAGTTCCGGTAGCCGTGGTGCTGTATCCGCTCATGCGGACGCATCCGGATGCGTATCGCAAGTCCGTCGCCATTTGGTGTGCTTCCGACCAAGCTGAGGCGCTGGGGCGGGCCCTGATGTCAAAGCCGGTGGTGGGGGAAGCGGGGTCTTGCAGTCATCCGATCGACGACAACATCAAATTGGGGAAGCGGCTGGGGGTGCATTCCACTCCGATGGTGTTCTTGCCGAACGGTCAATCGTTTGCCGGTTATCGTCCTGCCAGTGAAGTGTTGGCGCTATTGCAGCTGGAGATGGAGCAAAAGTAGGGAATACGGTCGGGGCGGATTCTCAAGGAGGCAGACCACATGATGTCTGGGTTTATGAGGCGCTGTATCACGCAAGGCGGTTCATGGCACGGCTTGGGCCCTGGGGCAGCTATGAGCCTGTGTGTCCTCTTCGCAGGCTGTGGCGGCTATGAATCCAATTTCAGTTGTAAGGGGTATCCAGATCAAGCGACGTGTGAATCAGTCTCCGAAGCCTACGAGAAGCGCTTCGCTGCCGGCCAGAAGGTGACGCAATACACGAAAGACCAAAAGGACGCCTCACACGACACCAGCGGTAATTCAGGGCCTGGTCAGGCCCCGTCTCCGATGGTCTTCAGCGGCAAACCGGACAGTGCTGTAGGTAAGCCGGTGATCACGCCGGCCTCGGCCCTCCGTGTTACGGTATTTCCCTGGAAGGATACGAAAAAACGCCTCCACGATCAGTCGCGTCACTATCTCATCGTCGACGAACCGGACTTTATTTTCGGGCATATGACGCAGGGTGTGAGTCCCGGATCGAGTTCGTGGCATGGAAAAGATTTGTATCCGAGAATGGGGCGGATGGTCGAGAAACGAGACGGAAAGAGGAACTCCAGTGGGAACGCGGCGGTGAACGCCATGACGGAGAACATTCCGGAAGCAGGGCAGCGCGCGGCGCCGATGCCCGTGAATCCTCTTGGTTCTGGCGGCATCATGCCGCAGGGCTTTCCGCAGCTTCCCCAGTCCGGGGGAGCAGCCAATTACCTGACCGATGATGGCCAGTTGCCACCCCAGTAGTGGAAGGACCCCAGAGGAGCGAATATGTCGACGATCCTTGAGTGGAAGGCAAAGCAGCTGGTCGAGCGGACGGCCATCAGTGATTGGTTGCCCTATGAGGCTTGGGATGACACCAACCAGGTCTATCGCTTGGATGATGGGCGCATCGGTGTGGTGTTTGCCA from Fimbriimonadaceae bacterium encodes:
- a CDS encoding DsbC family protein; the encoded protein is MKQSYQQLMAGMLCAICVSVVCEPDLRAEPDDTVMPIKTVIEQKFPGMKVLRVSKMEIPGWLLVESDSDRVENFMYVHDSGRYVLSGALFDIEMGRNVTQEHVRDRQQALLAGMDASKTILLSPMQPKLDRPLLVFDDPDCRFCQQFHPEVQKLVEAGVPVAVVLYPLMRTHPDAYRKSVAIWCASDQAEALGRALMSKPVVGEAGSCSHPIDDNIKLGKRLGVHSTPMVFLPNGQSFAGYRPASEVLALLQLEMEQK
- a CDS encoding TraV family lipoprotein is translated as MSLCVLFAGCGGYESNFSCKGYPDQATCESVSEAYEKRFAAGQKVTQYTKDQKDASHDTSGNSGPGQAPSPMVFSGKPDSAVGKPVITPASALRVTVFPWKDTKKRLHDQSRHYLIVDEPDFIFGHMTQGVSPGSSSWHGKDLYPRMGRMVEKRDGKRNSSGNAAVNAMTENIPEAGQRAAPMPVNPLGSGGIMPQGFPQLPQSGGAANYLTDDGQLPPQ